One Caretta caretta isolate rCarCar2 chromosome 6, rCarCar1.hap1, whole genome shotgun sequence genomic region harbors:
- the ASB2 gene encoding ankyrin repeat and SOCS box protein 2 isoform X1, which produces MCYIPCGTSHSRINENKGKQRMATKITATTNTQRKTIGHEEYSLYSSMSEDELIQLAIEQSLTEDPSGQSAAQSHQKSVMTAPGEPPTLTRPCSHNPPNQIYPWHRLAAQSGGQAPGSSWGVRRRYNGSLFITPQPVELDPVVEAIKEGDESALLNMMKSGKNLSEPNKDGWLPLHEAAYYGQAGCLKVLQRAYPGTIDQRTLQEETPLYIATSRGNLDCLLSLLQAGAEPDITNKSRETPLYKACERKNVEAVRMLVQYNADANHRCNRGWTALHEAVSRNDIEIIDILIKGGAKIESKNTYGISSLFVAAEGGQLDALRYLAKCGADINTQASDSASALYEACKNGHEKVVEFLLSQGADANKANKDGLLPLHIASKKGNYEIVKRLLPVTSRTRVKRSGISPLHLAAERNNNDILEELIEAGYDVNTTLSYERARLYEDRRSTVLYFAVINNNIYATELLLQAGANPNVDLINPLLISIRHGCLKTMKLLLDHGANIDAYISSHPTSFPATIMFSMKYLSLLKFLMDMGCDADSCFKCQYGNGPHPVLDHRRDRLDDTPVNKQPNIVQFCDMVSAPEMNRWAGPIIDVLLDYVGNVQLCARLKEHIDSYEDWAVVKEKAEPPRPLAHLCRIKVRNVIGRNRIKLIDTLPLPGRLIRYLQYDYSQ; this is translated from the exons GCAAGCAGAGGATGGCTACAAAGATCACGGCCACAACAAACACCCAGAGAAAAACAATAGGTCATGAAGAGTACAGTCTGTACAGTAGCATGAGTGAAGACGAGCTTATTCAGCTGGCCATAGAACAAAGCTTGACAGAAGATCCCTCAGGTCAGTCAGCTGCCCAGAGTCATCAGAAATCGGTCATGACAGCCCCTGGAGAGCCACCTACGTTGACTCGTCCTTGCTCTCATAACCCACCAAACCAGATTTATCCTTGGCACAG GTTGGCAGCCCAGTCCGGAGGCCAAGCTCCAGGGTCATCTTGGGGGGTCAGACGAAGGTACAACGGCAGCCTGTTCATCACCCCCCAGCCTGT AGAGCTGGATCCTGTAGTGGAAGCAATCAAGGAAGGAGATGAAAGTGCCTTGCTCAATATGATGAAATCAGGGAAGAACCTTTCCGAACCTAACAAGGATGGTTGGCTACCACTGCACGAAGCTGCCTACTATGGCCAAGCAGGCTGCCTGAAAGTGTTGCAAAGAG CATACCCTGGAACCATTGATCAGCGTACGCTTCAGGAAGAGACACCGCTGTACATAGCAACAAGCAGGGGAAACCTGGACTGCCTACTTTCTTTGCTGCAAGCCGGGGCTGAACCTGATATCACAAACAAGTCCAGGGAGACTCCACTCTATAAAg CCTGTGAACGCAAAAACGTCGAAGCTGTAAGGATGCTGGTGCAGTACAATGCTGATGCAAACCACCGATGCAATCGGGGATGGACTGCTCTCCATGAGGCTGTCTCCCGGAATGATATAGAAATAATTGATATCCTGATCAAAGGGGGAGCCAAGATTGAAAGCAAGAACACCTATGGGATCTCCTCTTTATTTGTGGCTGCCGAGGGTGGGCAGTTAGATGCTTTGAGATACCTTGCCAAGTGTG GAGCTGATATCAACACCCAAGCCAGCGATAGTGCCTCTGCTCTTTATGAAGCCTGTAAAAATGGACATGAAAAGGTGGTGGAGTTTCTCTTGTCCCAAGGTGCCGATGCTAACAAAGCCAATAAGGATGGGTTATTACCTCTTCATATAGCATCCAAAAAAGGCAACTATGA GATAGTCAAAAGGCTGCTCCCCGTGACCAGCCGCACTCGGGTCAAGCGCAGTGGCATCAGCCCGCTCCATCTTGCGGCAGAGCGCAACAACAATGACATCTTGGAAGAGCTAATTGAGGCCGGCTATGATGTGAACACCACCCTCTCCTACGAGAGAGCCCGGCTCTACGAGGACAGGCGCAGCACCGTCCTCTACTTCGCCGTCATTAACAATAATATCTACgccacagagctgctgctgcaagCTGGCGCCAACCCCAACGTCGATCTTATCAACCCCCTGCTAATCTCCATTCGCCACGGCTGCCTGAAAACCATGAAGCTGCTTCTAGACCACGGGGCAAATATTGATGCGTACATTTCTAGCCATCCCACTAGTTTCCCAGCCACCATCATGTTTTCAATGAAGTACCTCAGTCTGCTCAAATTTCTAATGGATATGGGGTGTGACGCCGACTCCTGTTTTAAGTGTCAgtatggaaatggcccacatccTGTGCTGGATCATAGAAGGGACAGATTGGATGATACCCCAGTGAACAAACAGCCAAACATAGTACAG ttttgtgaTATGGTGTCTGCTCCGGAGATGAATCGCTGGGCTGGGCCTATTATCGATGTTCTCCTGGATTATGTGGGCAATGTGCAGCTCTGTGCCCGGCTAAAGGAGCACATAGACAGCTACGAGGACTGGGCAGTCGTTAAAGAGAAAGCAG AGCCCCCCAGGCCTCTCGCTCACCTTTGCCGGATCAAGGTTCGAAACGTGATTGGGAGAAACCGCATTAAACTGATTGACACTTTGCCTCTGCCGGGCAGACTGATTCGATACCTACAGTATGATTATTCACAGTGA
- the ASB2 gene encoding ankyrin repeat and SOCS box protein 2 isoform X2, protein MATKITATTNTQRKTIGHEEYSLYSSMSEDELIQLAIEQSLTEDPSGQSAAQSHQKSVMTAPGEPPTLTRPCSHNPPNQIYPWHRLAAQSGGQAPGSSWGVRRRYNGSLFITPQPVELDPVVEAIKEGDESALLNMMKSGKNLSEPNKDGWLPLHEAAYYGQAGCLKVLQRAYPGTIDQRTLQEETPLYIATSRGNLDCLLSLLQAGAEPDITNKSRETPLYKACERKNVEAVRMLVQYNADANHRCNRGWTALHEAVSRNDIEIIDILIKGGAKIESKNTYGISSLFVAAEGGQLDALRYLAKCGADINTQASDSASALYEACKNGHEKVVEFLLSQGADANKANKDGLLPLHIASKKGNYEIVKRLLPVTSRTRVKRSGISPLHLAAERNNNDILEELIEAGYDVNTTLSYERARLYEDRRSTVLYFAVINNNIYATELLLQAGANPNVDLINPLLISIRHGCLKTMKLLLDHGANIDAYISSHPTSFPATIMFSMKYLSLLKFLMDMGCDADSCFKCQYGNGPHPVLDHRRDRLDDTPVNKQPNIVQFCDMVSAPEMNRWAGPIIDVLLDYVGNVQLCARLKEHIDSYEDWAVVKEKAEPPRPLAHLCRIKVRNVIGRNRIKLIDTLPLPGRLIRYLQYDYSQ, encoded by the exons ATGGCTACAAAGATCACGGCCACAACAAACACCCAGAGAAAAACAATAGGTCATGAAGAGTACAGTCTGTACAGTAGCATGAGTGAAGACGAGCTTATTCAGCTGGCCATAGAACAAAGCTTGACAGAAGATCCCTCAGGTCAGTCAGCTGCCCAGAGTCATCAGAAATCGGTCATGACAGCCCCTGGAGAGCCACCTACGTTGACTCGTCCTTGCTCTCATAACCCACCAAACCAGATTTATCCTTGGCACAG GTTGGCAGCCCAGTCCGGAGGCCAAGCTCCAGGGTCATCTTGGGGGGTCAGACGAAGGTACAACGGCAGCCTGTTCATCACCCCCCAGCCTGT AGAGCTGGATCCTGTAGTGGAAGCAATCAAGGAAGGAGATGAAAGTGCCTTGCTCAATATGATGAAATCAGGGAAGAACCTTTCCGAACCTAACAAGGATGGTTGGCTACCACTGCACGAAGCTGCCTACTATGGCCAAGCAGGCTGCCTGAAAGTGTTGCAAAGAG CATACCCTGGAACCATTGATCAGCGTACGCTTCAGGAAGAGACACCGCTGTACATAGCAACAAGCAGGGGAAACCTGGACTGCCTACTTTCTTTGCTGCAAGCCGGGGCTGAACCTGATATCACAAACAAGTCCAGGGAGACTCCACTCTATAAAg CCTGTGAACGCAAAAACGTCGAAGCTGTAAGGATGCTGGTGCAGTACAATGCTGATGCAAACCACCGATGCAATCGGGGATGGACTGCTCTCCATGAGGCTGTCTCCCGGAATGATATAGAAATAATTGATATCCTGATCAAAGGGGGAGCCAAGATTGAAAGCAAGAACACCTATGGGATCTCCTCTTTATTTGTGGCTGCCGAGGGTGGGCAGTTAGATGCTTTGAGATACCTTGCCAAGTGTG GAGCTGATATCAACACCCAAGCCAGCGATAGTGCCTCTGCTCTTTATGAAGCCTGTAAAAATGGACATGAAAAGGTGGTGGAGTTTCTCTTGTCCCAAGGTGCCGATGCTAACAAAGCCAATAAGGATGGGTTATTACCTCTTCATATAGCATCCAAAAAAGGCAACTATGA GATAGTCAAAAGGCTGCTCCCCGTGACCAGCCGCACTCGGGTCAAGCGCAGTGGCATCAGCCCGCTCCATCTTGCGGCAGAGCGCAACAACAATGACATCTTGGAAGAGCTAATTGAGGCCGGCTATGATGTGAACACCACCCTCTCCTACGAGAGAGCCCGGCTCTACGAGGACAGGCGCAGCACCGTCCTCTACTTCGCCGTCATTAACAATAATATCTACgccacagagctgctgctgcaagCTGGCGCCAACCCCAACGTCGATCTTATCAACCCCCTGCTAATCTCCATTCGCCACGGCTGCCTGAAAACCATGAAGCTGCTTCTAGACCACGGGGCAAATATTGATGCGTACATTTCTAGCCATCCCACTAGTTTCCCAGCCACCATCATGTTTTCAATGAAGTACCTCAGTCTGCTCAAATTTCTAATGGATATGGGGTGTGACGCCGACTCCTGTTTTAAGTGTCAgtatggaaatggcccacatccTGTGCTGGATCATAGAAGGGACAGATTGGATGATACCCCAGTGAACAAACAGCCAAACATAGTACAG ttttgtgaTATGGTGTCTGCTCCGGAGATGAATCGCTGGGCTGGGCCTATTATCGATGTTCTCCTGGATTATGTGGGCAATGTGCAGCTCTGTGCCCGGCTAAAGGAGCACATAGACAGCTACGAGGACTGGGCAGTCGTTAAAGAGAAAGCAG AGCCCCCCAGGCCTCTCGCTCACCTTTGCCGGATCAAGGTTCGAAACGTGATTGGGAGAAACCGCATTAAACTGATTGACACTTTGCCTCTGCCGGGCAGACTGATTCGATACCTACAGTATGATTATTCACAGTGA